One region of Mucilaginibacter gotjawali genomic DNA includes:
- a CDS encoding heme NO-binding domain-containing protein, translating into MYGIINKSIEELVIANFGDDKWKIIKEKSGIDVDFFISSEPYDDNITYLLASAVSREMAISIDAVFLAFGEWWVMKTSKEKYGSLMEAGGQNLKDFLLNLPVFHNRIMLVYPKLTPPEFKISNIAEKSLFVHYFSKRQGLKEFVRGLLYGLGKIYNTPVTVELINSREEGNSHEIFNVSW; encoded by the coding sequence ATGTACGGCATCATAAATAAATCCATTGAAGAACTTGTAATAGCAAATTTCGGTGATGATAAATGGAAAATTATAAAAGAAAAAAGCGGCATTGATGTCGACTTTTTTATCAGCAGTGAACCGTATGATGATAATATAACTTATTTACTTGCAAGTGCGGTTAGCCGCGAAATGGCTATATCAATTGATGCCGTTTTTCTGGCTTTTGGCGAATGGTGGGTTATGAAAACAAGTAAAGAAAAATATGGTAGCCTGATGGAAGCAGGCGGGCAAAATTTAAAGGACTTCTTACTTAACCTGCCGGTTTTTCACAATCGGATCATGCTGGTTTACCCAAAACTAACCCCACCCGAATTCAAAATAAGTAATATTGCAGAAAAAAGCTTGTTTGTTCATTATTTTTCGAAAAGGCAGGGATTAAAGGAATTCGTGAGGGGGCTTTTATATGGCCTTGGAAAAATTTATAACACACCGGTAACGGTGGAGCTAATAAATAGTCGTGAGGAGGGAAACAGCCATGAAATTTTTAATGTAAGTTGGTAA
- a CDS encoding sigma-54-dependent transcriptional regulator, translated as MSVYNIFIVEDDEWYGKILEYHFTLNPDYKVTRFTTAKDLLNNLHLQPDLITIDFSLPDMAGDKLYQKIREINSQIPVIVVSGQENITVAVNLLKMGVSDYMVKDDATKDLLWNSIIRIRENQNLKQEVAHLKEELRQKFTFEKSMIGQSDALKSVFGKMEKATKTNINVSVTGETGTGKELVAKAIHYNSDRRKGTFVPVNMAAIPKELVESELFGYEKGAFTGANARKTGKFEEANGGTIFLDEIAELDLSVQSKLLRVLQEREVIRVGGNDKIKLDIRLIIATHKNLAEEVKSGNFREDLYYRIMGLPIELPPLRDRGNDVLILAKFFADEFSRQNKLGTITITKDAKDKLMRYQFPGNIRELKAIIDLASVMCDNNEITAGDITFNSIRREEGFAMEKKTLRQYTCDIIKYYLKKNNNDVVATADELDMGKSTIYKMIQSGEIA; from the coding sequence ATGAGTGTTTATAATATTTTTATTGTTGAAGATGATGAGTGGTATGGAAAGATACTCGAATATCATTTTACCCTGAACCCGGATTACAAGGTCACCCGGTTTACTACTGCGAAGGATCTGCTCAACAATTTACACCTTCAGCCAGACCTGATTACGATCGACTTCTCGCTGCCGGACATGGCCGGGGACAAGCTTTACCAAAAAATCAGGGAAATTAATTCGCAGATTCCGGTGATAGTTGTGAGCGGGCAGGAGAATATAACTGTAGCGGTTAACCTTTTAAAAATGGGGGTGAGCGATTACATGGTAAAAGATGACGCGACCAAAGACCTTTTGTGGAACAGCATCATCCGGATCCGCGAAAATCAGAACCTTAAACAGGAAGTAGCACATTTAAAAGAGGAATTAAGGCAAAAGTTCACTTTCGAGAAATCAATGATCGGGCAAAGCGATGCCTTAAAAAGTGTTTTCGGGAAGATGGAGAAAGCCACCAAAACAAATATCAATGTTTCGGTTACGGGTGAAACAGGCACCGGTAAAGAATTAGTTGCCAAGGCTATACATTATAACAGTGATAGAAGGAAAGGAACTTTTGTGCCGGTAAATATGGCGGCTATACCCAAGGAACTTGTTGAAAGCGAGCTTTTTGGCTACGAAAAAGGGGCATTTACGGGTGCAAATGCACGCAAGACCGGCAAATTTGAAGAGGCTAACGGTGGTACGATATTTCTTGACGAGATTGCCGAACTTGACCTGAGCGTACAAAGCAAATTGCTAAGAGTATTACAGGAGAGGGAAGTAATCAGGGTTGGCGGGAACGATAAAATAAAGCTTGATATCAGGTTGATCATAGCCACTCATAAAAATCTGGCCGAGGAGGTTAAAAGTGGAAATTTCAGGGAAGATCTTTACTACAGGATCATGGGCCTGCCGATTGAGCTTCCGCCATTAAGGGACCGTGGAAATGACGTACTTATCCTGGCAAAATTTTTTGCCGATGAGTTTTCGCGGCAAAATAAGCTGGGTACCATCACCATAACAAAGGACGCCAAAGATAAATTGATGCGTTACCAGTTTCCCGGCAATATCAGGGAATTAAAAGCTATAATAGACCTGGCTTCGGTAATGTGTGATAATAACGAAATTACGGCTGGTGACATCACTTTTAATTCAATCAGACGGGAGGAAGGTTTTGCAATGGAAAAAAAGACCCTGCGTCAATACACTTGCGATATCATTAAATATTATCTTAAAAAAAATAATAACGACGTTGTAGCAACGGCAGATGAACTGGATATGGGGAAAAGTACTATTTATAAGATGATCCAAAGCGGCGAAATAGCTTGA
- a CDS encoding LruC domain-containing protein, with translation MKKLIFPLICLTVLIASCKKQGFNSNTTTTTTTVDTLNSISPAGFDFKTTKTVSITVSLASGANEPIASVPVNIYSSDATITDPLLTAMTDATGTLHAQVELPAYMDTVIIDAKYIGLMRNAKAVISNNSVNAIIGGPKGFGGSVVASNFVTLGDIKNRQFTMRSLNSFNSMASTDNTQYIPMGAWDGSGVPKYLTTSDAISAQLLSYLNASLPETVDVRKLHPEYLTSSATSDLVVTATADVWVTFVSEGAGYLNSLGYYTYPTNNPPKSASDVTKIYYMFPNASLPGSGGGLNSGSKVKLGTFNAGTSIGFVLLSNAFSYSGNGTINTSGYKFFSTTACNPETDAALKRHTVLLSTPQNVFCIGFEDMFRQNSSCDHDFNDVIIYGSSNPVTAISTNGVQPIETPKDADGDGVPDNQDAFPNDPARAYVNYYPSKSTFGTLAFEDLWPSTGDYDMNDMVVGYQYKIVSNAKNLAVEMYANYVINASGASFVSGFGVQMPFSPNLVKSVTGQKIIGNYIKQNGNGTEAGQSKTVIIPFDNYNALIKRPGGYVINAQNGAPFMKSDTAKIYMSFTTPLSSSTLGSGPFNPFLISNQRRGYEVHLPNNAPTDLADKTLLGTSQDASNPGLGVYYKSKKSWPWALNFAGPFNYPTEGTNIGKAYTYFFQWAQSGGVLYPNWYLNTAANVNPLLIYSH, from the coding sequence ATGAAAAAATTAATTTTCCCTTTAATTTGCTTAACCGTTTTGATTGCTTCCTGTAAAAAGCAAGGATTCAATTCAAACACAACAACAACAACAACAACGGTTGACACTTTAAACTCTATTTCGCCTGCCGGTTTTGATTTTAAAACTACCAAAACAGTAAGTATTACGGTAAGCCTGGCTTCCGGCGCTAATGAACCGATTGCAAGCGTGCCGGTAAACATTTATTCAAGTGACGCTACCATCACCGATCCTTTATTAACAGCGATGACCGATGCAACGGGCACACTGCATGCACAGGTTGAATTACCTGCTTACATGGATACCGTAATTATAGATGCAAAATATATAGGTTTGATGAGAAATGCAAAAGCCGTAATTTCCAATAATTCTGTAAATGCTATTATAGGCGGCCCTAAAGGTTTTGGTGGCAGCGTTGTAGCCAGCAATTTCGTGACGCTTGGAGACATCAAAAACAGGCAGTTTACAATGCGTTCATTAAATTCATTCAATTCAATGGCATCAACTGACAATACCCAATATATCCCAATGGGTGCCTGGGACGGCTCGGGAGTTCCTAAATATTTAACAACTTCAGACGCTATATCCGCCCAGTTGTTATCCTATTTAAACGCATCGTTACCGGAAACAGTCGACGTAAGAAAATTGCATCCTGAATATTTAACTTCTTCTGCTACTTCAGACCTCGTTGTTACTGCGACTGCTGATGTATGGGTAACTTTTGTTTCTGAGGGTGCCGGGTATCTGAATAGCCTTGGCTACTATACCTATCCTACCAATAATCCACCAAAAAGTGCGTCCGACGTTACCAAAATTTATTACATGTTTCCAAATGCTTCGTTACCAGGTTCAGGTGGAGGCTTAAATTCAGGAAGTAAAGTAAAATTAGGAACTTTTAATGCAGGCACATCAATTGGCTTTGTGTTATTATCAAATGCATTCAGCTATTCCGGAAACGGTACGATAAACACCAGCGGTTATAAATTCTTTTCAACCACCGCCTGCAATCCTGAAACTGACGCTGCATTGAAAAGGCATACCGTTTTATTATCAACTCCGCAAAATGTATTTTGCATTGGTTTTGAAGATATGTTCAGGCAAAACTCAAGCTGCGATCACGATTTTAACGACGTTATAATTTATGGCAGCTCAAACCCTGTTACAGCGATTTCAACCAACGGTGTACAACCCATTGAAACACCAAAAGACGCTGATGGCGACGGCGTGCCTGACAACCAGGATGCTTTCCCTAATGATCCTGCAAGGGCTTATGTAAATTACTATCCTTCAAAATCAACATTCGGAACACTGGCTTTTGAAGATCTTTGGCCATCCACCGGCGACTATGACATGAATGATATGGTTGTAGGCTACCAGTATAAAATTGTTTCCAATGCAAAAAACCTGGCAGTTGAAATGTATGCTAATTATGTTATAAACGCTTCAGGTGCATCATTTGTAAGTGGTTTCGGTGTACAAATGCCGTTTAGCCCTAACCTGGTAAAAAGTGTTACCGGACAAAAAATTATAGGCAACTACATAAAACAAAATGGAAATGGCACCGAGGCCGGACAAAGCAAAACAGTTATTATCCCTTTTGATAATTACAATGCACTTATAAAACGTCCTGGCGGCTATGTGATCAATGCGCAAAATGGGGCGCCATTCATGAAGAGCGATACCGCTAAAATTTATATGAGCTTTACTACACCGTTATCATCTTCTACATTAGGAAGCGGACCGTTTAACCCATTCCTGATCAGCAACCAACGCAGGGGTTATGAGGTGCATTTACCAAATAACGCACCAACCGATCTTGCAGATAAGACATTGCTTGGCACGTCGCAGGATGCTTCAAACCCTGGGCTGGGCGTGTATTACAAGAGCAAAAAATCATGGCCATGGGCGCTAAATTTTGCCGGGCCGTTCAACTATCCCACTGAAGGCACCAACATTGGCAAAGCTTACACCTACTTTTTCCAATGGGCACAATCTGGTGGTGTTTTATACCCTAACTGGTATTTAAATACAGCCGCCAATGTAAACCCATTGTTAATTTACAGTCATTGA
- a CDS encoding glycosyltransferase yields the protein MNYFEHIVYYLSLMIFLLLALQAIYLFVFSVASHLIPAKKYPEVNHLGSFVIYIPSYKEDAVIVETAAAALAIDYPVDKRKIIVIADSLLPETLQKLYSLDIQVVVVSFEKSTKAKALNEALKQTEGEFDYALVLDADNVCAKDCLFRMNDVLSTGFKVVQGQRVAKNTNTTMALLDAVSEGINNQIFRKGHRALGLSCAIIGSGMALQYALFKEIMPEITAVGGFDKEMELRLIRKKVLFGYAEKALIYDEKTSQQGAFENQRRRWLSAQFHYMRQYLLEGFSQLFRGNIDFFDKVMQTLLLPRILLLGIVPVAFLLSLIPGPGLAPVYWLAALGITYCAILISVPAKYINKQLFKAIISLPMAFISMFKLFFKLKGANKTFIHTPHGDTK from the coding sequence ATGAATTATTTTGAGCATATCGTTTATTATTTGTCTTTAATGATTTTTTTATTACTGGCCTTGCAGGCTATTTACCTTTTTGTTTTTTCCGTCGCTTCACATCTTATCCCGGCAAAAAAATATCCTGAAGTAAATCACCTGGGGAGTTTCGTAATTTATATACCCTCTTACAAAGAGGATGCTGTAATTGTTGAAACCGCAGCCGCCGCGCTTGCCATTGATTACCCGGTTGACAAAAGGAAAATAATCGTCATTGCTGATTCTCTGCTGCCTGAAACGCTACAAAAGCTATATTCACTGGATATACAGGTAGTGGTGGTTTCGTTTGAAAAAAGTACCAAGGCAAAAGCATTAAATGAAGCCTTGAAGCAAACGGAGGGTGAATTTGACTACGCCCTGGTACTTGATGCAGATAATGTTTGCGCCAAAGATTGTTTGTTCCGGATGAACGACGTTTTAAGCACCGGGTTTAAAGTAGTACAGGGCCAGCGTGTAGCTAAAAATACCAATACAACTATGGCCTTACTCGACGCCGTTAGCGAAGGAATTAACAACCAGATCTTCAGAAAAGGACACAGGGCGCTGGGGCTGTCATGCGCTATAATAGGCTCGGGCATGGCACTTCAGTACGCTTTGTTTAAAGAGATTATGCCCGAAATTACGGCCGTTGGCGGTTTCGATAAAGAAATGGAATTAAGGCTAATCCGTAAAAAAGTACTATTCGGATATGCTGAAAAAGCATTGATATACGATGAGAAAACCTCCCAGCAAGGCGCCTTTGAAAACCAGCGCCGCCGCTGGCTGTCAGCCCAGTTTCATTACATGCGCCAGTACTTGCTTGAAGGATTCAGCCAATTGTTTAGGGGTAATATTGATTTTTTTGATAAGGTAATGCAAACGCTTTTATTGCCACGCATCTTGCTTTTGGGGATTGTACCCGTTGCATTTTTACTATCTTTAATTCCAGGGCCGGGCCTGGCGCCGGTTTATTGGCTTGCTGCCCTGGGTATCACCTATTGCGCGATCCTTATTTCTGTCCCGGCAAAATACATTAACAAACAATTGTTTAAAGCCATCATCAGTTTACCAATGGCTTTTATTAGCATGTTTAAATTGTTTTTTAAGCTAAAGGGCGCAAATAAAACATTTATTCATACACCACACGGCGACACAAAATAA
- a CDS encoding glycosyltransferase family 2 protein, which translates to MSSIQYPLVSIITVNYNTDKVTVELLESLKKVTYPNLEIIVVDNASSVDASYIARQYPQVTFIQNPVNEGFAGGNNRGIEKAGGEIIFLLNNDTEVEPSFIEPVVNLFNSNEQIGIISPKIRYFYSKDIIQYAGGTPINSFTARGAFIGTGETDRGQFDQPRQTWLAHGAAMAIHRKVFEKIGLLPEMYFLYYEELDFSEHALRAGFQIWYQPGSLVLHKESMSVGKVSAIKVYYQNRNRLLFIRRNIFGLKGLISKIFFTFISFPLLLIRYLIKGNPAFAGEVWRGLVWNLNYKNK; encoded by the coding sequence ATGAGCAGTATACAGTATCCTTTGGTATCCATTATTACCGTTAACTATAACACTGATAAAGTGACGGTAGAATTGCTGGAATCGTTGAAAAAGGTAACCTATCCAAATTTAGAAATTATAGTGGTCGACAATGCATCGTCAGTTGATGCCTCCTATATTGCCAGGCAATATCCACAGGTAACGTTTATCCAAAACCCTGTAAACGAAGGTTTTGCGGGTGGCAATAACCGTGGGATAGAGAAAGCCGGGGGAGAAATTATTTTTTTACTGAATAACGATACCGAAGTTGAGCCCTCCTTTATCGAACCTGTTGTCAATCTTTTTAACTCCAATGAGCAAATTGGGATTATCAGCCCCAAAATACGATATTTTTATTCGAAGGACATCATTCAGTATGCCGGCGGTACCCCCATCAATTCATTTACAGCCCGTGGCGCCTTTATCGGCACGGGGGAGACTGACAGGGGCCAGTTCGATCAGCCACGGCAAACCTGGCTGGCCCATGGCGCGGCCATGGCCATACACCGGAAGGTTTTTGAAAAAATAGGGTTGCTGCCCGAGATGTATTTTTTGTACTACGAAGAGTTAGACTTTAGCGAACACGCATTGCGTGCCGGCTTTCAGATCTGGTATCAGCCGGGATCATTGGTGCTGCATAAGGAATCAATGAGCGTTGGCAAAGTAAGTGCCATTAAAGTGTATTATCAAAACCGTAACCGCCTGCTTTTCATCCGACGCAATATATTTGGGTTAAAAGGTCTGATCAGCAAAATTTTCTTTACATTTATATCATTTCCATTGTTGCTAATCAGGTACCTCATTAAAGGAAACCCGGCTTTTGCCGGCGAAGTGTGGAGGGGCCTTGTCTGGAACCTTAATTATAAAAACAAATAA
- a CDS encoding O-antigen ligase family protein — protein MTAGKLYGSWPVQLMLISLVAIALGFIVAKTDLVGAGVLIALPFVVIYLVMLFKNPKMGLYAALSFGFFANGMIRYSTAPFGLSIDIFLLLTLIATLSQIDKRKFKYLKNPFVYGITVWTVFAVMELINPESRSSAAWFYSVRGTALYMIQLIILTILLLNDPKELKKFLNVWIIWSFIAGAWGMKQLYFGVNHYEQMWLDAGAYKTHILFGRLRVFSFYSDAGQFGAAMGHILLVCLILSFGPVKYKQKLLYWGLSAFFFWCMAISGTRGAMFVPLSGIMVYLFLTKNFKILAIGCMVVGILFCLLKFTNVGAGNYQVQRMRSAMDPNDPSLQVRLDNQKKFKVYLATRPFGGGIGSAGSWGQRFSPGTFLAETPTDSWYVKIWAETGIVGLAIHIGVLLSFIIAGVILIFNMNNDPGLRQMAMAIFSGFVGIAFSSYSNQVIGQAPSGIVCFMSIGFVWLAYRWDKNTKPRSPQLLTEQAS, from the coding sequence ATGACAGCAGGCAAATTATATGGCTCGTGGCCTGTACAGCTGATGTTAATTTCATTGGTGGCAATCGCCTTGGGTTTTATAGTTGCCAAAACCGACCTTGTTGGTGCAGGCGTGTTGATAGCGCTGCCTTTTGTTGTTATATACCTGGTAATGCTCTTCAAAAACCCTAAAATGGGACTGTATGCAGCATTAAGCTTTGGTTTTTTTGCGAACGGAATGATCCGTTATTCAACGGCCCCGTTTGGACTATCAATAGATATTTTCCTGTTGCTTACTTTGATTGCAACATTAAGCCAGATAGATAAAAGGAAATTTAAATACCTAAAAAATCCATTTGTTTATGGCATAACCGTTTGGACTGTTTTTGCTGTTATGGAACTTATCAACCCTGAATCACGAAGCTCGGCCGCGTGGTTCTATTCGGTACGCGGCACGGCTTTGTACATGATCCAACTAATCATCCTGACTATCTTGCTGCTCAATGACCCTAAAGAGTTAAAGAAATTTTTAAACGTCTGGATCATATGGTCGTTTATCGCAGGCGCCTGGGGCATGAAGCAGCTTTATTTTGGTGTTAATCATTACGAGCAGATGTGGCTTGATGCGGGCGCTTATAAAACCCATATCCTGTTTGGCCGTTTACGTGTATTTTCCTTTTACTCGGATGCAGGGCAGTTTGGTGCAGCCATGGGGCATATTTTGCTGGTTTGTTTGATATTATCTTTTGGGCCGGTAAAGTATAAACAAAAGTTGCTTTATTGGGGATTAAGCGCTTTCTTTTTTTGGTGCATGGCTATTTCCGGAACCAGAGGAGCTATGTTCGTTCCCCTGTCGGGCATCATGGTTTATCTTTTCCTAACCAAAAACTTTAAAATACTGGCTATCGGTTGTATGGTGGTAGGCATCTTATTTTGCTTACTTAAATTCACTAATGTTGGTGCGGGTAATTACCAGGTGCAGCGAATGCGTAGCGCGATGGACCCTAACGACCCTTCATTACAGGTACGCCTTGACAATCAAAAAAAATTCAAAGTGTATTTGGCGACGAGGCCATTTGGCGGGGGAATTGGCTCTGCAGGTTCGTGGGGCCAGCGTTTTTCGCCCGGTACCTTCCTTGCAGAAACACCTACCGATAGCTGGTATGTAAAGATCTGGGCCGAAACAGGTATTGTGGGTTTAGCTATCCATATTGGCGTTCTTTTGTCATTTATAATAGCAGGGGTTATCCTCATTTTTAATATGAATAACGACCCCGGTTTAAGACAAATGGCCATGGCTATATTCTCCGGATTTGTTGGCATAGCGTTTTCAAGTTACAGCAACCAGGTAATCGGGCAAGCGCCCAGCGGCATCGTTTGTTTTATGAGTATAGGCTTTGTATGGCTGGCCTACCGCTGGGACAAAAACACTAAACCCCGTTCACCTCAATTATTAACAGAACAGGCATCATGA
- a CDS encoding oligosaccharide flippase family protein, with protein sequence MIKKLLFSNTSWSLISNGATALLGFLNLALIAHHFSKSGAGQWFMLLTVYTLLEMFRSGWVQTPFVRYFVVAENDEERAKLTGASWQLLLGFTSIMSLFLLVFYFLNIDNSAFFLAKKYTILWLFSALPYQLLQWQLQARSLFKKLSIARIIFPVTFTVLLILQSKYKLSIETTVLFYALLQFLAGIFGLLTGWLHLGQWRGNLSIERKKLSNFGKYSMLTMVTASLLRSSDQFIIAFWLGPAAVAVYSIPQKLIEVIEIPVRSFASIAIPQATSLFQSQQLAELKLFFYRQCGLLTAIILPLLIIFFSFPGFIVNLLGGNKYHESTLLLQIFCFYAALIPLDRYCGVLLDAGNRPQKNTIKVIIMLFFNVVLDVLALWLGFGVYGVAAGSTITFLVGIIVGWIQLKDILDSFAVKLFWKEGIIKSIHSLKKAPVV encoded by the coding sequence ATGATAAAGAAATTATTATTTAGCAATACATCCTGGTCGCTGATCTCTAATGGAGCCACGGCCCTTCTGGGCTTTTTAAACCTGGCTTTAATAGCGCATCATTTCTCCAAGTCAGGCGCAGGGCAATGGTTTATGCTACTTACCGTATACACCTTGTTGGAAATGTTCAGAAGCGGATGGGTACAAACTCCTTTTGTGAGGTATTTTGTAGTGGCAGAAAATGATGAAGAAAGAGCAAAACTAACCGGCGCATCCTGGCAGCTTTTGTTGGGCTTCACCTCCATTATGTCATTATTTCTGCTTGTTTTTTATTTTCTTAATATTGATAACAGCGCCTTTTTTCTTGCAAAAAAGTATACAATTTTGTGGCTGTTTTCGGCTTTGCCCTACCAGCTGCTACAATGGCAGTTGCAGGCCCGGTCGTTATTTAAAAAATTGTCGATAGCCAGGATCATATTCCCGGTAACATTCACTGTTTTACTTATCCTTCAGTCAAAATATAAACTCTCTATTGAAACTACGGTTCTTTTTTACGCTTTGCTGCAATTTTTAGCCGGGATTTTTGGTTTGCTTACAGGCTGGCTGCATTTAGGCCAATGGCGGGGTAACCTTAGTATTGAGCGAAAAAAGTTATCCAACTTTGGTAAGTACAGTATGCTTACCATGGTTACCGCCAGCTTGCTGCGGAGTTCTGATCAGTTTATTATTGCCTTTTGGCTTGGTCCGGCGGCCGTGGCGGTTTATTCTATTCCTCAAAAATTAATTGAGGTTATTGAAATACCTGTACGTTCTTTTGCTTCAATTGCTATCCCGCAAGCCACTTCATTATTTCAATCGCAACAATTAGCTGAATTGAAGTTGTTTTTTTACAGGCAATGCGGGCTGTTAACCGCTATTATATTGCCCCTGCTCATCATCTTTTTTTCTTTTCCTGGTTTCATAGTAAACCTCCTGGGTGGGAATAAATACCACGAATCAACCTTATTGCTGCAAATTTTTTGTTTTTATGCAGCTTTAATTCCTTTAGACCGTTATTGCGGTGTTTTACTTGATGCAGGTAACAGGCCTCAAAAAAACACCATCAAAGTGATTATTATGCTGTTCTTTAATGTTGTGCTCGATGTGCTGGCCTTATGGCTGGGTTTTGGTGTTTATGGCGTGGCGGCGGGTTCAACCATTACATTTTTGGTGGGCATAATAGTTGGCTGGATCCAATTGAAAGATATATTGGATTCCTTCGCTGTTAAATTATTTTGGAAAGAGGGCATCATCAAATCAATCCATTCACTTAAAAAAGCACCGGTAGTTTAA
- a CDS encoding glycosyltransferase produces MKKQDPGHIVCLALPAWEADYLRSTVELMKGLSATNLVLYVDYAYTISDCIKGILGKKKFEWKRLLGINKRLRKISGDDQTGLYVLSLPPVFPSFIIRSYTFFKLANRLNAAFTGYFINRAIKRLQLHNIIAFNSVQPFLGLYWKIKHIDYKIYYIYDDFTNVPWFKGFASKEENKFIQQADLIVVSSDELKKRKEQSGIPTEVVNNGVHFDAFYRYAKKNTTETKEAKTIGYTGTMDFRFDIDLLEPVVKDLPQHQFLFIGKVFEPEIRQRLSKYKNVTFMPPVSSDQVPLIQSRLDVGIIPYVCNDLTAAIYPLKANEYLAMGLPVVMTPFATIGEADDVVFVAKDPKAFINDIKNALSGNNDALIQKRIEVAKKADWSARSAQLMAIIEIHTAAKIDFPVVA; encoded by the coding sequence GTGAAAAAACAAGATCCCGGGCATATTGTATGTTTGGCTTTACCCGCCTGGGAAGCCGATTATCTGAGGTCAACAGTAGAGTTGATGAAAGGGCTGTCGGCAACAAACCTGGTGCTGTATGTCGATTATGCCTACACCATATCTGATTGTATAAAGGGCATTTTGGGCAAGAAGAAATTCGAGTGGAAGCGCTTGTTGGGAATAAATAAACGATTAAGAAAAATATCCGGAGATGACCAAACGGGGTTATATGTACTATCTCTGCCTCCTGTTTTTCCGTCTTTTATTATCAGGTCGTATACCTTTTTTAAGTTAGCTAACAGGCTGAATGCGGCTTTTACCGGTTACTTTATTAACCGGGCCATAAAAAGGCTGCAATTGCATAACATTATCGCTTTTAATTCTGTTCAGCCTTTCCTCGGTCTTTACTGGAAGATAAAGCACATCGATTATAAGATCTATTATATTTATGATGACTTTACCAACGTCCCCTGGTTTAAAGGATTTGCGTCAAAGGAAGAAAATAAATTTATTCAGCAAGCCGACCTGATCGTCGTTAGTTCAGATGAGTTAAAAAAGCGGAAAGAGCAATCGGGAATCCCTACTGAAGTGGTTAATAATGGGGTTCATTTTGATGCATTTTATCGGTATGCAAAAAAAAATACAACGGAAACAAAAGAGGCAAAAACCATTGGTTATACCGGGACCATGGATTTTCGTTTTGATATCGACCTGCTTGAGCCCGTAGTGAAAGATTTGCCCCAACATCAATTTCTGTTTATAGGTAAGGTATTTGAACCGGAAATCCGGCAGCGGTTATCGAAATATAAAAATGTGACGTTTATGCCTCCGGTATCGTCTGATCAGGTCCCGTTGATTCAAAGCAGATTAGATGTTGGTATTATACCCTATGTGTGCAACGATTTAACCGCAGCCATATATCCCCTAAAAGCTAACGAATACCTGGCAATGGGGCTACCTGTTGTGATGACGCCATTTGCTACCATAGGCGAGGCAGATGATGTGGTATTTGTTGCGAAAGATCCAAAAGCTTTTATAAATGACATTAAGAATGCACTGTCGGGAAATAATGATGCATTAATTCAAAAGCGGATAGAAGTTGCAAAGAAAGCCGATTGGAGCGCCAGGTCAGCGCAATTGATGGCCATTATAGAAATCCATACTGCGGCAAAAATAGATTTTCCGGTTGTTGCCTGA